The following is a genomic window from Nitrospira sp..
CTCAGTAATCCATCACTCCCTCCTGCAAATCAATAGCACTTTGTGACTCCTTAGCTCCGTAGATAGGCCCTCTAAAGCAGGTGTTTAGGCCAGGAGCATGACTGTAACTAGAACGACCGTCAAAATAGTTGTGACCATCACCGTCATTGTCGAGGTGAAGCCAGCTGTAGCAATTGAGATGTAAGCCGCAACCGCGATGGCCACCAGAACTAAGGTAAGAAATCGATAAAAATAGCGACGTAGGCGACGAGGCTTCGAGCTAAGTGGCTTCGTTGCTTGCCACGACTCCCCCGTGAGTACGAACTCTGCAATCTCCACGTGATGTTTAGGATTGAGTGCGGATGAATGATCCCCATCGTGAAACTGGTTGTTTATAACCTTGTAGGAGCCGAGTCGTGGGCTGCGGACTAACGGCCCAGAGAACCCACTGACTCCGGCTGTCCCAAGATCTCCGCGATAGAATACAGGGACAAGACTAAGCCACCAACACAGAGCTCCAACTGGCCAATCCCTACTCGCACAGTCATTCCGCACCTTTTCAAACTGAGATGAGATATCTTGCCAAGGGAAATTAGAGTTGCGAACACACCCTGCCAAGTAAATGTTTTTCCAGCACAGAAATGGATTCTTCTGCATCGCCCACGTTAATGCATACGTACCATTGCTATGCGCTATGGCAGAGAATATAGCTTCTGGATATCGGACTTTGTATTGAACGTATTGATCAAGGATCGCTCGACCACATCTCCTACGTGCCACTGGGAACAAAAATTGTAGTGCCGTAAAGTAGCCGTACGAAATCGAGACCACTTCAACAGAGGACCTGCCGTGGCTTGCCTTCTCAAGGATCGTCCGCGCTAGATCTTCGTGCCACTCTGCAAAATCTCGTATTCCATGAACTAAAAAAACCAGGTGTTTTGGTGCATTAGCAGCAGTTGGGGGAAGCGGAGGTGCTGGCTGCCGAACAGCCTTTTGAAGTGCAGTCAGTAGTTCTGGCCGAATCTCAGCCACTCGCTTGGACCTGAGGAGAGCTATTTCGCTATGACCAAGACCACTCATCTGGATAACATCAGATTTTCGTGAGTAGGTTATGTCCACGCTATCATGCGGTCCAACTAGTCCGTCTTGTGTTCCCCGAATTTGAATGGTGAGAGGCAGATCAAGTGGTGGCGTGCCTTGCGTGACCCATTCCATCCGTAAATTTGTGACCCAAACAGAACCTCGTAGGCCTGCTAATCCAAGGTGACCCGGGCGAATTCTTCTAGGAAGCCATTGCCAGAAACCAAGAAATCCAGCAATATATTTGTACCCTCGCTTGTGCGGTTCAAATCCACGATTCGCCCCTGCCAAGAGGATTGCTCGATCAACGCGGTCCACCCATGGGACCTTACGCGCAGGTCTGGTA
Proteins encoded in this region:
- a CDS encoding membrane protein of unknown function (Evidence 5 : Unknown function; MaGe:77310956), whose translation is MAEESAGWADARRFCAAIGQQISYSCPRTSNVAITQHWEESRSSQRSRQSVLSESASDAVSASRRHCQHESQGQLQCVCLNTPCFYRYHGLNGRSSKLEGKSFLLITFRGDGEPAMDDLSTTTTEQSSEQIAAAISSGPKPNDLVVFVPGLHPLWRNPRHYEPIESLLRDVFPQCELFTFSYVGTYWSSEDPEEISSELEEEIGKRIKGDKTGKSIYLVGHSFGALLLRQALLMNTRPARKVPWVDRVDRAILLAGANRGFEPHKRGYKYIAGFLGFWQWLPRRIRPGHLGLAGLRGSVWVTNLRMEWVTQGTPPLDLPLTIQIRGTQDGLVGPHDSVDITYSRKSDVIQMSGLGHSEIALLRSKRVAEIRPELLTALQKAVRQPAPPLPPTAANAPKHLVFLVHGIRDFAEWHEDLARTILEKASHGRSSVEVVSISYGYFTALQFLFPVARRRCGRAILDQYVQYKVRYPEAIFSAIAHSNGTYALTWAMQKNPFLCWKNIYLAGCVRNSNFPWQDISSQFEKVRNDCASRDWPVGALCWWLSLVPVFYRGDLGTAGVSGFSGPLVRSPRLGSYKVINNQFHDGDHSSALNPKHHVEIAEFVLTGESWQATKPLSSKPRRLRRYFYRFLTLVLVAIAVAAYISIATAGFTSTMTVMVTTILTVVLVTVMLLA